The following proteins are encoded in a genomic region of Acidobacteriota bacterium:
- a CDS encoding M61 family metallopeptidase, giving the protein MPRKLSPKVILPLLFAITFFMCQETDAQKKPSKQTKPAAVEAKPVPPDIEYTVSMSKPATHLLEVSMTVNWKQMPDKLEVKMPVWTPGSYLIREYARHVQAFAAKDATGAELAWRKINKNTWQIDTKGAGAVALNYKVYANELTVRTNELNDEHAFWNNGATLMFIKGQLSASSTVTVNPFGSWKVATGLPKFGATANIFIAENYDVLYDSPFEVSNFKEINFEVQGKPHRYVITGEGNYDLDRLVADTTKIIDETYKIFGELPYKDYTFILNTRGGGGLEHMNSTALQINRFAFKPDSRYKGFLGLVGHEFVHVFLVKSIRPDALGPFDYENENYTKLLWVAEGGTEYYSNLILLRAGLITAKQFLGDRASGIQQLQNRPGRFETSVEDASFDAWIKYYRPDENAINNQISYYDKGEIVSMMLDVSIRSASGGAKSLDDVMRHLYNEFAKKNKNFTPEDFQKVSELMAGKPLDDFFAKYVRGTAEIDYDSIMGGIGLSLAAVESNAGKPFIGADTAEANGVITIRSIAAGTPAYEQGLNTGDQIVAIDGYRASSNFLQSYVGERKPGDKIKLTIFRFDKLRDMTFTLGSNDRKDYSFAPVAEPTEEQKKLYNQYLNAELK; this is encoded by the coding sequence ATGCCCAGAAAATTAAGCCCCAAAGTCATCTTACCGTTGCTCTTTGCGATCACATTCTTTATGTGCCAAGAGACAGACGCTCAAAAAAAGCCGTCCAAACAGACCAAACCGGCCGCAGTCGAGGCGAAGCCCGTGCCGCCCGATATCGAGTATACGGTCTCAATGTCAAAGCCCGCGACACATCTACTCGAGGTCAGCATGACGGTCAACTGGAAACAGATGCCCGACAAACTCGAGGTAAAAATGCCGGTCTGGACGCCGGGCAGCTACCTGATCCGTGAATATGCGCGACATGTGCAGGCTTTTGCCGCGAAAGATGCAACCGGTGCCGAGCTCGCCTGGCGCAAGATCAACAAGAATACCTGGCAGATCGATACAAAAGGGGCCGGAGCCGTTGCTCTCAATTACAAAGTTTACGCCAACGAACTCACCGTCCGCACCAACGAACTCAATGATGAACACGCCTTCTGGAACAACGGTGCGACGCTGATGTTCATCAAAGGCCAGCTTTCCGCGAGTTCCACGGTCACTGTCAATCCGTTCGGCAGTTGGAAGGTTGCGACCGGACTGCCCAAGTTTGGCGCCACTGCCAACATATTTATCGCAGAAAATTACGATGTTCTTTACGATTCACCTTTCGAGGTGAGTAATTTCAAAGAGATCAATTTTGAGGTTCAAGGCAAGCCGCATCGTTACGTCATAACCGGCGAAGGCAATTATGATCTGGATCGGCTGGTTGCCGACACGACCAAGATCATCGACGAGACCTACAAGATCTTTGGCGAACTTCCATACAAGGACTACACGTTCATCCTCAATACCCGCGGCGGCGGCGGCCTCGAACATATGAACTCGACGGCGTTGCAGATCAATCGCTTTGCCTTCAAACCGGATTCGCGGTACAAGGGCTTTCTCGGCCTGGTCGGTCACGAATTTGTCCATGTTTTCCTGGTCAAGAGCATCCGTCCCGACGCGTTGGGCCCGTTCGATTACGAGAACGAAAATTACACCAAGCTCCTATGGGTGGCCGAGGGCGGAACCGAATATTATTCGAACCTGATCTTGCTGCGGGCCGGATTGATCACCGCCAAACAGTTCCTTGGTGACAGGGCGTCCGGCATTCAGCAATTGCAGAACCGTCCCGGCCGTTTTGAGACCAGTGTCGAAGACGCCAGTTTCGACGCCTGGATCAAATACTATCGCCCGGACGAAAACGCGATCAACAATCAGATCTCGTATTATGACAAAGGCGAGATCGTAAGCATGATGCTCGACGTGTCGATCAGGTCGGCATCCGGCGGTGCCAAGTCGCTCGATGATGTGATGCGGCATCTGTACAACGAATTCGCAAAGAAAAATAAGAACTTCACGCCTGAGGATTTTCAGAAGGTCTCCGAGTTGATGGCCGGAAAGCCGCTCGACGATTTTTTTGCCAAATACGTCCGCGGTACTGCTGAGATCGACTATGATTCGATCATGGGCGGCATCGGATTATCGTTGGCGGCCGTCGAATCGAATGCCGGCAAACCGTTCATCGGTGCCGACACCGCCGAGGCCAATGGTGTGATAACCATTCGGTCGATCGCTGCCGGAACTCCGGCTTACGAACAGGGACTAAACACCGGCGATCAGATCGTCGCGATCGACGGTTATCGTGCGAGCTCGAATTTTCTTCAGAGTTACGTTGGCGAGCGAAAACCCGGCGATAAGATCAAATTGACGATCTTTCGTTTTGATAAGCTCCGGGACATGACATTCACTCTTGGCAGCAACGATCGCAAAGATTACTCGTTCGCTCCGGTCGCCGAGCCGACGGAAGAGCAGAAAAAACTATACAATCAATATCTGAATGCTGAACTCAAATAG
- a CDS encoding DinB family protein has protein sequence MEFKTIADIYAVNKNVGDGFRRFARSISDAEANAEIDGEPWTLAALIEHVAMVEAGIAKMCARMVDGAKQKGTPSDGSYRISEGFRSALAANEGAKFEAPERVAPTGGVAIAESLESLDRSSAALAALQSDLEAYDVSELTFPHPYFGPLNAAEWVMLSGGHVSRHMAQAERLLDGVRTRLSESPVSSAK, from the coding sequence ATGGAATTCAAAACGATCGCTGACATCTACGCAGTCAATAAAAATGTAGGCGACGGATTTCGCCGCTTCGCGAGATCGATCTCGGACGCCGAGGCAAATGCCGAGATCGACGGCGAACCGTGGACGCTTGCCGCTTTGATCGAGCACGTAGCCATGGTCGAGGCCGGCATCGCGAAAATGTGCGCAAGGATGGTCGACGGAGCAAAACAGAAGGGAACACCGTCAGATGGCAGCTACCGGATCTCAGAAGGTTTTCGTTCAGCTCTCGCCGCGAATGAAGGTGCAAAATTTGAGGCTCCCGAACGCGTCGCGCCGACCGGCGGGGTCGCGATCGCCGAGTCTCTCGAGAGTCTCGATAGATCGTCTGCCGCACTTGCCGCACTTCAGAGTGATCTTGAGGCATACGACGTGTCGGAACTTACGTTCCCGCATCCGTATTTCGGGCCGCTCAACGCCGCCGAATGGGTGATGCTCTCGGGCGGCCACGTTTCCCGTCACATGGCACAGGCAGAACGCCTGCTCGACGGAGTGCGGACACGCCTGTCCGAATCGCCGGTTTCTTCGGCGAAATAA
- a CDS encoding VCBS repeat-containing protein has protein sequence MKKADSKNSNKRYLQLLTVFALIAAWVSVPMLSNAVKADGTPVIVLRNASLASPTGSINPHGAAAWQLYQSGNREIEVEIEDVSLAVGTVLEAVVDGNVIGTMAVTDQQRAKIKLRTEDGQTVPTTNDGSTVAVRNGATVLVSGIFGGGGPTPTPTVTPTGTPTGTPTGTPSPSPTVTPTGSPSPTPSGTPNAGDLFAGLSGATINGVLPGGFAQFELHSSRTELEVRIRQINLPAGTNLAVVVDGNAVGNIVLESGGEGRLRLRSDNGQTVPAVIVGSTIQVKNAGSTILNGTFAGFTGPSPSPTPTGTPGPTPSPSPSPSMGRSFEANLTGTASAATGEFKVTLNAAETQATAFGEFHNLSSAQTGARFETTVGTAMTIYSFAVIGGTNGNFATVTFPVNATQVQMLRAGLWSAVITSANNAGGEISGAFRQQSNIADFDGDGSNDLAVFRPSTNTWYSQNGDGFAAQIFGSPTDVVVSGDYDGDGRTDAAVYTNDNGQGVWAIKRSSDGGVTGLAFGLSTDKPVRGDFDGDGRLDLAVYRPSNGVWYVQKSNNTGYLFIKWGVAEDQPMPADIDGDGKDDVVVYRPSLGNWYWVRSSDGATGAMHFGATGDIPVRGDFDGDGRADVTVYRPSTGVWYTLRSSDQGYSINRFGLDGDIPVAGDYDADGKADIALFRPSDGNWYIMRSSDGQFQAVHFGLEGDRPVNAQ, from the coding sequence GCTTGGGTGTCGGTCCCGATGCTTTCCAACGCAGTCAAGGCTGACGGCACGCCGGTGATCGTGCTTCGCAATGCGTCGCTCGCTTCGCCGACAGGCAGCATCAACCCGCATGGAGCCGCCGCGTGGCAGCTCTATCAGAGCGGCAACCGCGAGATCGAGGTCGAGATCGAGGATGTCTCGCTCGCAGTCGGCACCGTTCTCGAGGCGGTCGTTGACGGTAATGTGATCGGCACAATGGCAGTCACCGATCAGCAGCGAGCAAAGATCAAACTCAGGACCGAAGACGGCCAGACCGTTCCGACGACCAATGACGGCTCGACAGTCGCGGTCCGTAACGGAGCGACCGTATTGGTCAGCGGCATTTTTGGCGGCGGCGGGCCAACACCGACCCCGACAGTCACCCCGACAGGCACACCTACCGGAACTCCGACGGGCACACCGAGTCCATCCCCGACCGTGACACCTACCGGTTCGCCTTCGCCAACGCCCAGCGGCACGCCGAACGCCGGCGACCTTTTCGCAGGTCTTTCCGGTGCGACAATTAACGGCGTCCTGCCCGGCGGTTTTGCTCAATTTGAACTGCACAGCAGCCGAACCGAGCTCGAAGTCCGCATTCGTCAGATCAATCTGCCGGCAGGGACCAACCTCGCGGTCGTGGTCGATGGAAACGCGGTAGGCAACATCGTACTCGAGAGCGGCGGCGAAGGCCGACTGCGTCTCCGCAGCGACAACGGACAGACCGTGCCGGCCGTTATCGTCGGTTCGACCATTCAGGTCAAAAATGCAGGCAGCACGATCCTTAACGGAACATTTGCAGGATTTACGGGACCGAGCCCTTCGCCGACGCCTACCGGAACGCCGGGACCTACGCCGAGCCCCAGCCCCAGCCCTTCGATGGGACGTTCGTTCGAAGCGAATCTCACGGGAACCGCATCTGCCGCAACGGGCGAATTCAAGGTAACCTTGAACGCCGCTGAAACTCAGGCAACCGCATTTGGCGAATTTCACAACCTGTCGAGTGCACAGACCGGTGCCCGATTTGAAACCACCGTCGGTACAGCAATGACGATCTACAGCTTTGCCGTGATCGGCGGAACCAACGGAAACTTTGCGACAGTCACTTTCCCGGTCAATGCAACGCAGGTTCAAATGCTGCGGGCAGGCCTCTGGTCAGCGGTGATCACAAGTGCCAACAACGCCGGCGGCGAGATCAGCGGAGCGTTCAGACAGCAGTCGAACATCGCCGACTTTGACGGCGACGGCAGCAACGACCTGGCGGTCTTCCGGCCTTCGACAAACACGTGGTATTCGCAGAACGGCGACGGCTTTGCTGCACAGATCTTCGGTTCGCCGACCGACGTTGTCGTCTCGGGCGATTACGATGGTGACGGGCGAACTGACGCCGCGGTCTACACCAACGATAACGGCCAGGGTGTCTGGGCTATCAAACGAAGCTCCGACGGCGGCGTGACGGGCCTTGCATTCGGACTTTCGACAGATAAACCGGTCCGCGGCGACTTTGACGGCGACGGCCGCCTCGACCTCGCGGTCTATCGCCCGTCGAACGGTGTCTGGTATGTCCAAAAGAGCAACAACACGGGCTACTTGTTCATTAAATGGGGCGTCGCCGAAGATCAACCGATGCCGGCCGACATAGATGGCGACGGAAAAGACGATGTGGTGGTCTACCGGCCGAGCCTCGGCAATTGGTATTGGGTCCGCTCATCGGACGGTGCGACCGGAGCAATGCACTTTGGTGCGACGGGCGACATTCCGGTCCGCGGTGACTTTGACGGCGACGGAAGGGCTGACGTCACTGTGTACAGGCCTTCGACAGGCGTCTGGTATACACTCCGCAGTTCGGATCAGGGCTATTCGATCAATCGATTCGGCCTCGACGGTGACATTCCGGTCGCCGGTGACTATGATGCCGACGGCAAGGCCGACATCGCTCTGTTCCGTCCGTCAGACGGCAACTGGTACATCATGCGGAGCTCGGACGGACAGTTCCAGGCAGTCCACTTCGGACTCGAAGGCGACCGTCCGGTCAACGCTCAATAG